The DNA sequence TCCTGGCAAAGATTTTTATCCTCAGAGCCCATTCCAGTAAACACCGTTTAAATTAAAGTTGCATGAAGAAATCAGAGTAAATACTTTATAGCACTATACATATTCACTATTTTACGTTCAGATATTCCTGACAGAAAAATACAGGCAGATAATCATCTTGTGCCTGATGGATGAACAACAAACCACCACGGTGGTGAATTTTTATCTGGCATACTCATAATCAACTGAGGGTGATAATCTCCACAACTATTTTCAGCCGCAAGAATAATAGCAAGCCAGGGAGCTATATTTTCTGTATAGCCACTTTTCATATCAATAATAACAGACTCTGCATTCTTTTCAGCTTTAGGGAAAATCAGGTTGTGACTTGAGAGGAAAGATGAATATTTATGATCCACTCCCATTCCTGTCAACCATACTGATGCTATGTCATCGTGGCTGACGCCTCCCCATAGTAAAGCTTTGGAAACAACATCTTTGATTGATGAAATATCATCATTTAACTCTGGTCGATGAATTTTCGCACCGGAAATTTTATATTTATCAGCACAGGAAGATGAATATAATAACAATGCAACAGCTGCTTCCGCATCACCGTCATCAAGAAATTCTTTCAGATTAACAGATAATAATAATAATACATCTGTACTTTCTGGGTGATCCAGCCAGAAATCAATATCAGCCAACGAATAATTAGCCGTGAAATTAACAGAAGATACCGATGGCAGAGAAGAAATAACATTACTACGGAGAGCTGTAATCTCTTTCTCATTTAGTGATGATAGTACGGTAGTGTTGATCACCACGCTTATCGAAGTATGCTTATTATGTTGAGAAAAATCCGATTGAATACTAATATTACTCAGTAAATGAGTAATTTTTTCTGTAGCTCTGACGAAAAAATCCTTCCCATGGTCATAAAATTTGGCCTGATGGGTTACTGTTTTATTTTTATCATTAACAACAACTGGCAAAATGATACCATCAGGCAATAAAAACTGCTCACTTAATCTGACTGATGTTATTAGATGGGGTAAATAAACATCGTAACCAGCCAATACGATGGTTCTGCTTCCACGTTTTATCTCATTGCTAAGATCACATTCTCTGGAGTTATTCCACGCTTCAGATATAAACTCAGAAGTTAAATAATAAAACCATCTCATGGTTAAAAGGAAGAGCGAAATAAAAAAAGGAATAGTAAGAACATAATGCCAGAAAAAAATATCAAATGATTTTTTTTCAGACGGCCATATTGCTATATTAATAAAAGCACTTAATGATATAAAGAGTACCAGAAAAACTACCCACCATTTCAAGGTCGGAGCTCTTTTCCTCTTTAACGCTTGCGGGAGTGTTGTCAAATCAACAGGCATTTTTTACTCGTCGTTACATGAGGAAGAGAAGAGATTAATGTACAGCCACAACTACATTTATAGCCATGGAATGCAACAGGAAGACCATTATCCCTGATCGTAGGGTGACCTTCAATAATGCGAGAAGGAGCATGGCCTAATATAGGGCATATAACCGGATCATTTAAACGTGCTACACTTATACCTTGAAATATCATCGTGGGGGAACCGGAAACAACCTTACCTCCCCCTGTCGTTTTATCACCAACGCGTACAATACCTTTCATTACACCCCTCAAACCATAATGTATTATTAACTATACAATCAACAATCACCTGTGTTGTAAAATCCAAAATCGTATCTTACTCCACAGAAATATGATTTATTATCAATCAGCTTTTCCATCGCTATTTAGTAAAATTTTTTTCTGAAAAAGTCCATAAAAATCCATCCTTTTTCCCTCCCTGTACCACAGTCAGGCGCTCACTTTCACTCTGAGTGCTTTACTTTTTATTGCCTTTTAATCTTGCCCAAAAATGAAGTGATTTTTTTCAGCCATACCACCAGAGGTTTTTAGGGTTCATTGAGGCATCACGAAAATAAGGGTCATCTTTCTCTGGCTGACACAGTAACTCAATCTCTGCCGGCCATTGCGGAATACGACTGGTCTGCATGGCTATATAGCGCGGAATACTAAATATCAATCCGAACCCCAGCATAACTGGCAGAAAAATATAAGAGAAGTCAGAGCCACAGAATCCCCAGCAATAGAGTCCGAACCAGTAGCCCTCTCTTTTTTTTGCAATAGGCAGACAGATATCGACACTGTCAATAACTTCCCCCGGTCCTTCCTCCATATATAGCCGGACAAACTCCCAGCGCCGTAACAGGCTCGTTATAAAAGGAAAAGTAAAGGGCAGGCAAAACGTCTCAATCACTGTCCGGTTATCCTCTGCCAGTACATGGCAACTGATATAATAGGAGTCATGTCTTAATTTTGGGTGATTAACACCATAGGTGATAATCAGCTTATCCCATTCGGCACTGAATGCCGTACCATCGAGACGAATAACATGCACCAGACGATTTTTTCCGGTCAAAACGCATCGGATAATGTGTTCTGGCAAACCATTCACATTTCAGCATTTTAAAAGAAACAATAATCAGGGGAATAGTTAAAACGCTGACAACAAGTAAAGACAGAAGACCATTCAATCTCTAGTTTAGAACACCAATATAAATAAACTTATTATATAATATAGATAGATAACAAAATAAAAACATAAAAAAACCACCGCCGGATATAAAGCTTCCTATCCCTTTAAATGGATAAAACTTATCAACCAGTTCCAGATAATTCGAATTAATGCTAATCACCGTAGTGTCATTTTCAACTCCCCCGCCCAACAAATCAACAGACTCATTCTGATGCAACTGACAGGCACGTTCCTGCGCGTTTAGCGGGCGGTTAAGTTTATATTTCTGAAAAATACCGTAAAAATTCATCTTATCCTCCGTTACCCAGTGCCAGATTCAGTTGCTGCATCTCCATCTCCATAGTTGGCCAGATGGGTAATTCTGCCGTTTCTATTTCCAGATATTGTTGTTTTTTTATCTCGCTGTGACCACTACTAACCGGTATACGACGCCACAAACATTGCCGCAGCCATTTCTGAATGGCATCGGGAGTAAATACCATAATAATCGCCGTAGCGGAAATAAAGATAATCGCTAATACAATCGCCGCAGGCCCTGAGACCACTAACCATTTTGCCGCTATAAGACTAAGCGCAAAACCGGATCCTGCAGATGCAAAA is a window from the Erwinia sp. genome containing:
- a CDS encoding hypothetical protein (ID:JIFNMEKO_02711;~source:Prodigal:2.6) encodes the protein MPVDLTTLPQALKRKRAPTLKWWVVFLVLFISLSAFINIAIWPSEKKSFDIFFWHYVLTIPFFISLFLLTMRWFYYLTSEFISEAWNNSRECDLSNEIKRGSRTIVLAGYDVYLPHLITSVRLSEQFLLPDGIILPVVVNDKNKTVTHQAKFYDHGKDFFVRATEKITHLLSNISIQSDFSQHNKHTSISVVINTTVLSSLNEKEITALRSNVISSLPSVSSVNFTANYSLADIDFWLDHPESTDVLLLLSVNLKEFLDDGDAEAAVALLLYSSSCADKYKISGAKIHRPELNDDISSIKDVVSKALLWGGVSHDDIASVWLTGMGVDHKYSSFLSSHNLIFPKAEKNAESVIIDMKSGYTENIAPWLAIILAAENSCGDYHPQLIMSMPDKNSPPWWFVVHPSGTR
- a CDS encoding hypothetical protein (ID:JIFNMEKO_02712;~source:Prodigal:2.6) translates to MKGIVRVGDKTTGGGKVVSGSPTMIFQGISVARLNDPVICPILGHAPSRIIEGHPTIRDNGLPVAFHGYKCSCGCTLISSLPHVTTSKKCLLI
- a CDS encoding hypothetical protein (ID:JIFNMEKO_02713;~source:Prodigal:2.6), with protein sequence MNGLPEHIIRCVLTGKNRLVHVIRLDGTAFSAEWDKLIITYGVNHPKLRHDSYYISCHVLAEDNRTVIETFCLPFTFPFITSLLRRWEFVRLYMEEGPGEVIDSVDICLPIAKKREGYWFGLYCWGFCGSDFSYIFLPVMLGFGLIFSIPRYIAMQTSRIPQWPAEIELLCQPEKDDPYFRDASMNPKNLWWYG
- a CDS encoding hypothetical protein (ID:JIFNMEKO_02714;~source:Prodigal:2.6), which translates into the protein MNFYGIFQKYKLNRPLNAQERACQLHQNESVDLLGGGVENDTTVISINSNYLELVDKFYPFKGIGSFISGGGFFMFLFCYLSILYNKFIYIGVLN